The sequence below is a genomic window from Polynucleobacter sp. MWH-UH19D.
CGCCGATTGCTAATAGAACGCGCATAGCGTTCTCAAAAGCATCTGCTGTGAGAATCTTGTCGATGGTTAAACCATCCTTGGCCATTTGTACGGCTCGAGTCCCTGTCTCCTCCGCAACACGAATGCGATCTGCAGTTACTGCAGGTGGCGATGCGCCACCAGGAACCGTCATACCCAGTGCCTCGGAGATACAAGCCATAGTACTAGCTGTGCCCATGACCGAGCAAGTACCTACGCTGGCCACTAGTTGGTCATTCACCTCATCCTTTTCAAGCTCATCAATCTCGCCAGCGCGAAATTTTCCCCAATAACGTCGACAATCCGTGCAGGCACCAACGCGTTCGCTACGATGTGAGCCCGTCAGCATAGAGCCGGTTATCAACTGTATTGCAGGCAAGCCTGCTGAAGCGGCCCCCATTAATTGCGCGGGCACAGTCTTATCGCAACCTCCAATCATGACTACCGCATCCATGGGTTGAGCGCGTAGCATCTCTTCTGTATCCATGGACATTAAATTGCGCAGATACATTGATGTGGGAGATGAAAAACTTTCATGAATGGAAATCGTCGGGAAGTCCATTGGCAGCCCGCCTGCAAGCATCACGCCACGTTTTACTGCCTCAATGAGTTGCGGCATATTGCCATGACAAGGGTTGTAAGAGCTACCTGTATTGATGATGCCAATGACTGGGCGATCTAATGCGCTATTGGTATAGCCAGCACCTTTAATAAACGCCTTGCGCAAAAATAAAGAGAAGCCTTTGTCTCCATAACTAGTCAAGCCTTTGCGCAGACCGCTTTCAGGGGCAGATTTTTTATCTTTGGAGTTCGAGCTCATATATATTTGGGTGGTCTCGATCTAATTCTATTTATTTTGTATTTAGCTTGATTGTAGCGATACCAGCGATGCTCTGTTTAAGGGCTTCCGCCCCAGCGGTATTGCCAAGAAATACCTACCGCGTTGTAGCTGGTATCAGTTCGTGAGTAAACCCCTTTACTCGCACTGAGGCGAATGGAGTTGCTCTTATCAAGCGGGTAAGACAGAGTGCTGCCAAAACGCCAATTCTCTTGTGTGCCATTTACTGGCAAACCATTGAGATAGGTTTGGCCGCCTGTGAAATACGTCGCATCAGCAGAAATCCAAGCTGTACTAGGAAAGTAGTAAATCAGATGGGTTTCACCTGAATAAATGGGGTTTTGCGAGAGCGTATTGCTACCCATGTAATTATTGTTACTGGTATAAATAGTTGCCATGCCCGCAAGTTCGAGTCGCCAAGGCCCGACGGCTTGAGAGAGCCCCATTGCTGGCTGAATAAGAGATCGATTGGCTCCCACATTTATCATCTGATTACTGTTGTACTTCCCCCAGGGAATCGATGCCGCAATACTTGCCCCAATAATTAAATCTTGCTGATAGTTTATGAATTCACTATTGGTAAGCGCTGGTGCGCCGTATAAATTGACTGATGCTTTGATGAGAGGGTCGGATAGCCCCTCGGCGGAAGCGTTGATTGTTTGTGCGCCTACTTGCCCGGTCCCCGATAATTCAGCATAGGGTAGTACCAAAGTTAATCGACCTGATTGACCTGCGACATCAATAACATGAGTAAGGCTGAGGGCTTGAGTGTTTAGCGTGTATGAACCACTTTTGGCCTGCGCTAAACCACCAGTGAGAAAGTTGATGCCTATTGGTGCATTCGAATATGCTCGTGC
It includes:
- a CDS encoding transporter; the encoded protein is MTRSWGIFQALLIQAGLVSLALLILPNAHSQEIEARAYSNAPIGINFLTGGLAQAKSGSYTLNTQALSLTHVIDVAGQSGRLTLVLPYAELSGTGQVGAQTINASAEGLSDPLIKASVNLYGAPALTNSEFINYQQDLIIGASIAASIPWGKYNSNQMINVGANRSLIQPAMGLSQAVGPWRLELAGMATIYTSNNNYMGSNTLSQNPIYSGETHLIYYFPSTAWISADATYFTGGQTYLNGLPVNGTQENWRFGSTLSYPLDKSNSIRLSASKGVYSRTDTSYNAVGISWQYRWGGSP